In one Arachis duranensis cultivar V14167 chromosome 9, aradu.V14167.gnm2.J7QH, whole genome shotgun sequence genomic region, the following are encoded:
- the LOC107464431 gene encoding septin and tuftelin-interacting protein 1 homolog 1 — protein sequence MDEDQEMERFEMDNDFEEGQWINGEFYYKKRKEKRTQTRDDVLYGVFAGSDDDDDDDYSSKKRRKDLSKKQDLTKPVNFISTGTFMPNQDVVDNNRDSKEHGEKDGYVSEDRPGLGLGMGSASTSGAGLGFTSSNGDRNNGSDENIDDGDDHNFLPTAFGKKIKEGAMRREREREREKLEKKRGQRQSSDQDGFGNAGKFYNNGIGMKLLEKMGYRGGGLGKNEQGIVAPIEVKMRAKNSGIGFSDAREVPPPPLPVLQQQNKSTVGAVQPAASRTKERLWSKQSRLKKKKEEEVYVTAEELLASKQEQNLEVVQKVYDMRGPQVRVYTNLSDLNAEEKAKEEDVPMPELQHNVGLIVGLAEADIQEIDRDLRRERETALSLKKEKDKLESEAAFQKRQLDNMEEIMSVLDEVAEESTSGTLTLDFLARCFTDLHERYADSYKLCNLSCIACSYALPLFIREFQRWDPLRNPSRGLELVSTWKTLLQGEECLDIWDVSSPYTQLVSEVVLPAVRISGINTWQPRDPEPMLRFLDLWEKLLPPSVLTAILDNIVLPKLSAAADTWEPHQETIPIHTWVHPWLPRIEHKLEGIYQVIRFKLSSVLGAWHPSDASTYTILSPWKTVFDAVSWEQLMLRFIVPKLQLVLQEFEVNPASQKLDQFFWVIKWASVIPIHIMVDMMEKFFFTKWLQVLYHWLCSNPNFEEVMKWYNGWKELIPEELLANESIRFQINRGLDMMSQAVDGMEVVQPGLKENISYLRVREQRQFEAQQKAASYAQQQAAAALSGATADGVHDLSLKEVIEAHAQHHGLLFKIKPGRMHNGHQIYGFGNVSIIIDSLHQKVYAQHEETWSLESLQGLLELHNKSLGKRH from the coding sequence ATGGACGAGGACCAAGAGATGGAGAGGTTCGAAATGGACAACGATTTCGAAGAAGGCCAGTGGATTAACGGCGAATTCTACTACAAAAAGCGCAAAGAAAAGCGTACTCAGACCAGAGACGATGTCCTCTACGGTGTTTTTGCCGGCTCCGACGATGACGACGACGACGATTATTCCAGCAAGAAACGCAGGAAGGACCTTTCCAAGAAGCAGGACCTCACCAAGCCGgtaaattttatttctactgGAACTTTTATGCCGAATCAAGATGTTGTTGATAACAATAGGGATTCTAAAGAACATGGTGAGAAAGATGGTTATGTTAGTGAGGATAGGCCAGGTTTAGGTCTTGGAATGGGATCTGCTTCCACTTCAGGTgctggtttagggtttactaGTAGTAATGGTGATAGGAATAATGGTTCTGATGAGaacattgatgatggtgatgatcataattttttGCCTACGGCTTTTGGGAAGAAGATTAAGGAAGGGGCGATGCGGAGGGAGAGGGAAAGGGAGAGGGAgaaattggagaagaagagGGGTCAGCGTCAGAGTTCGGATCAAGATGGGTTTGGTAATGCGGGGAAATTCTATAACAATGGAATAGGGATGAAGCTGTTGGAAAAGATGGGTTATAGAGGGGGCGGTCTTGGAAAGAATGAGCAAGGTATTGTGGCTCCTATCGAGGTGAAAATGAGGGCTAAGAATTCAGGTATTGGTTTTAGTGATGCAAGGGAGGTGCCGCCACCACCGTTGCCTGTTTTGCAGCAACAGAACAAAAGCACGGTGGGAGCAGTGCAGCCTGCGGCTAGCAGAACAAAGGAGAGGCTATGGTCAAAGCAGTCacggttgaagaagaagaaagaggaggaagTGTATGTTACTGCTGAGGAGTTGTTGGCAAGCAAGCAAGAACAGAATTTGGAGGTTGTTCAGAAGGTTTATGATATGAGGGGGCCACAAGTTCGGGTTTATACAAATCTATCTGATTTAAATGCTGAGGAGAAAGCAAAGGAGGAGGATGTCCCAATGCCGGAACTTCAGCATAACGTTGGATTGATTGTTGGGTTGGCGGAGGCTGACATTCAAGAGATTGATAGAGATTTGAGGAGAGAAAGGGAGACAGCTCTCAgcttgaaaaaagaaaaagataagttaGAATCTGAAGCAGCATTCCAAAAGCGTCAACTGGATAATATGGAGGAAATAATGAGCGTCTTGGACGAAGTAGCCGAAGAGAGCACTTCAGGAACACTAACATTAGATTTCCTTGCTAGATGCTTCACCGACTTGCATGAGAGATATGCTGATAGCTACAAGTTGTGTAATTTGTCCTGCATTGCTTGCTCATATGCTCTTCCTTTGTTTATTAGAGAGTTCCAACGTTGGGATCCTCTTCGAAATCCATCTCGGGGGTTGGAGTTGGTATCTACGTGGAAGACCTTGCTTCAAGGAGAAGAATGTCTTGATATATGGGATGTTTCATCACCTTATACACAATTGGTTTCGGAAGTTGTGTTGCCAGCCGTCAGAATATCTGGAATCAATACATGGCAGCCACGGGATCCTGAGCCAATGCTACGATTTCTTGATTTGTGGGAGAAGTTGCTTCCTCCTTCAGTCCTCACTGCCATATTGGACAATATAGTCTTGCCAAAATTGTCAGCTGCTGCAGATACTTGGGAACCACATCAAGAGACCATTCCTATCCACACTTGGGTGCATCCATGGCTACCAAGGATAGAGCACAAGTTGGAAGGCATTTACCAGGTCATTCGTTTTAAATTGAGTTCTGTTCTTGGTGCCTGGCATCCAAGTGATGCCTCTACATATACCATATTGTCTCCGTGGAAGACTGTCTTTGATGCTGTAAGCTGGGAACAACTTATGCTTCGATTTATTGTGCCTAAGTTGCAACTTGTCTTGCAAGAGTTTGAAGTCAATCCAGCAAGTCAGAAGCTCGATCAGTTTTTTTGGGTAATTAAATGGGCTTCTGTGATTCCAATTCATATCATGGTGGACATGATGGAGAAGTTCTTCTTCACAAAGTGGCTTCAGGTTTTGTATCACTGGTTGTGCTCAAATCCTAACTTTGAAGAAGTTATGAAGTGGTATAATGGATGGAAGGAGCTTATTCCAGAAGAACTATTGGCAAATGAAAGTATCCGATTCCAGATTAACCGTGGTTTAGATATGATGAGTCAGGCTGTTGACGGAATGGAGGTTGTCCAACCTGGTTTGAAGGAGAATATCAGCTATCTTCGGGTACGTGAGCAACGACAATTTGAGGCTCAACAGAAAGCAGCAAGCTATGCTCAACAGCAAGCTGCTGCAGCATTGAGTGGTGCCACCGCAGATGGTGTGCATGATTTGAGCTTGAAAGAAGTCATTGAGGCTCATGCCCAGCATCATGGTTTGTTGTTCAAGATTAAGCCTGGTAGAATGCACAACGGTCACCAAATATATGGGTTTGGTAATGTCAGCATAATAATAGACTCGCTACATCAGAAGGTATATGCTCAACATGAGGAAACATGGTCCTTGGAATCTCTTCAAGGATTGCTAGAGTTGCATAATAAATCCCTTGGTAAAAGACACTGA